The stretch of DNA CGCCCTCGAGCACGCCGTGACGACCGGCCGTGTCCGCTACGTCGGGGTGTCCAACTTCGCCGGCTGGCAGGTGGGCCTGGCCGCGGCGACGGCAGCGCGCACGCTCGGACCTCTGCTCGTCGCCCACCAGGTCGAGTACTCGCTGCTCAACCGCACCGTCGAGGAGGAGCTCGTCCCTGCGGCCGAGCACCTCGGGCTCGGGCACCTCGCGTGGTCCCCGCTCGCGCGCGGCGTGCTGACCGGCAAGTACCGGACGGGCACGCCGGCCGACTCGCGGGCCGCGTCGAGCCAGTGGAGCGGCTTCGTCGCCCCGTACCTCAACCCCGACCTGGCACCCGTCGTCGACGCCGTCGTCCGGGCCGCGGAGGGCCTCGACGCCGCACCGGCCCACGTGGCGCTCGCCTGGGTCCGCGACCGGCCGACCGTGGCCTCCACGCTGGTCGGCGCGCGCACCACGGCGCAGCTGCGCACGGCCCTGGGCTCGGACGCGCTCGAGCTGCCGACGGAGATCATCGCGGCGCTGGACGACGTGTCCGCGCCCCACACCTGGGAGGACGAGAGGTGAGCATGCGACGAGGTGCCGTGGAGTACGAGTTCTGGGACTTCTCGATCCCGCGGACGCAGTCGCGCAACGCCGTCTGCCGGCTCCTGACCGACGCGGCGGAGTTCCAGGGCTGGGAGATCGACCGGCTCCGCAAGGACCGCTCCGGCCACCGCACTGTTCGGCTACGACGAAAGATCATCCGCGTCAGCGCGACGCTCTGAACGATCTTCCGCCGGGATCCCGGCCTCAGGCGAGGTCGAGGAACCGGTCGAAGACCCGCGCGCCGAACTCCAGGGCGTCGACCGGCACGCGCTCGTCGACGCCGTGGAACAGCGCCGTGAAGTCGAGGTCGCCGGGCAGGCGCAGCGGCGTGAAGCCGTAGGAGGTGATGCCGAGCTTGTCCCACGCCTTCGCGTCGGTGCCGCCGGACATCAGGTAGGGCGCGATGTGCGCGTCGGGGTCCTCGGCGTGCAGGGCCACCGTCATCGCGTCGACGAGGTCGCCGCGGAACGGGTACTCCAGCGCGCGGTCGACGATGTAGGGCTCCACGTCCACCCGGTCGCCGACGATCTCCTGCACGGCCGGCAGGAAGGAGTCGGTGTGTCCCGGCAGGTAGCGGCCGTCGACGTAGGCGATGGCCTCCCCCGGCACGACGTTGTGCTTGTAGCCGGCCTCGAGCATGGTCGCGTTGGTGGAGTTGCGCAGGCCGGCACCGAGCATGCGGATGGCCGGGCCGACGTGCTCGAGGAGCGTGTCGGGGTCCTGCGCGTCGTCGCCGGTGAGCTCGGCGATCTTGGCCAGCAGGAGCTGCATCGACGGTCCCGGCGTCGCCGGCCAGGCGTGCTCGCCGATGGCCGCGAGCGCCTGCGCCAGGTGGGTGATCGCGTTGTCGCTCTGCCGCATGGACCCGTGCCCGGCCGTGCCGCGCGCCCGCAGCCGCATCCAGCTGATGCCCTTCTCGCCGGACTCGATCAGGTACAGCCGCTGTCCCCCGACCTCGACGGAGAAGCCACCCACCTCGCCGATCGCCTCGGTGCAGCCCTCGAACAGGTCCGGACGGTGCTCGACGAGCCAGTGGGCGCCCTCGCGTCCGCCGGCCTCCTCGTCGGACGTGAACACGAGCGTGACGGGGCGCTCCGGCACGACGCCGGCCCGCTGACGGGCACGCACCACCGACAGCAGCATGGCGTCGAAGTCCTTCATGTCGACCGCGCCGCGGCCCCACAGGTAGCCGTCCTGGACCTCGCCGGCGAACGGGTCGACCGTCCAGTCGGCGGCCTGCGCCGGGACGACGTCGAGGTGGCCGTGCACGAGGAGACCGTCGCGGCTGGAGGTCTGGTCGCCCCAGCGCGCCACGACGCTCGCCCGACCCGGCGCGGCCTCGACGATCTCGGACTCGATGCCGACGTCGGCCAGCAGGGCCGCGACGTGCTCGGCCGCCTTGCGCTCGCCCGGTCCCTTGCCGTCGCCGTAGTTGGAGGTGTCGAGCCGGATCAGGTCACGGCAGATCTCCAGGGCCTCGGCCTCGGCGGTGTACGACTGCTCGCTGGTGCCCATGCGGGCAGTCTAGGTGCGCAGCAGGTGGTCGACCACGCGGCCGAACAGCCGCCGACCCGCAGCCTCCTCCAGGCGCGCCGCGAAGCGCGGGACGCCCACCGTGTGCGCGACCTCGCGCCACACCACGCGCGAGCCGTGCGGCGTGGGCTCCACGTGCACCTCGGCCCAGCCCTTCACGACCCGGCCGCGCTTCTCGATGCGGCACGAGCGTGGCGGGTCCCAGGCGACGACGTCCATCACGTCGTCGAACCCGAGCGGCCCCACGCCCGTGCGGGCCACGAACCCGGACTCCGTCCGACGGATCCGCGTGAGGGGCACGGCCTCGCCGTGACGCTCCCAGTCGGTGAGCCGCGCGAAGACCTCGGCGGGCTCCATCGGCACCTCGCGCACGACCTCGAAAGCTCCCACGGCACGATGGTAGGCACGATCGCCGGAAGGGGCACGATGGCCACGACCAACTTCAGCTCGGTGCAGGACGTCAAGGATCGCCTGGCGCAGCAGGGCTACCTCGCGTCCGACGCGATCGCCACGACCGTGTACCTGGCGTCGGTGCTCGGCAAGCCGCTGCTCGTCGAGGGGCCTGCGGGCACGGGCAAGACCGACCTCGCGCGTGCCGTCGCCGCCTCGCAGGACGCCGAGCTGGTGCGGCTCCAGTGCTACGAGGGCGTCGACGAGGCCCGGGCGCTGTACGAGTGGAACCACGCCAAGCAGCTGCTGCGCATCACCGCGGGACGCGACGAGTCGTGGGACGAGGCCCGCACCGACGTGTTCAGCGAGGAGTTCCTGCTCCCCCGCCCGCTCCTGACGGCGATCCGTCGGACGGAGCCCACCGTCCTGCTCGTCGACGAGACCGACAAGGCCGACGTCGAGATCGAGGGGCTGCTGCTGGAGGTGCTCGGCGACTTCCAGGTGACGGTGCCCGAGCTCGGCACGATCCGCGCCACCCGCCGCCCGTTCGTGGTGCTCACCTCGAACGCCACGCGCGAGCTGTCGGAGGCGCTGCGTCGGCGCTGCCTGTTCCTGCACGTCGACTTCCCGGACCCTGAGCTGGAGCGGCGCATCGTCGAGCTCAAGGCCCCGGGCCTCGACGACGCGGTGTCGGCCTCGCTGGTGCGCGTGGTCAACGCCCTGCGCGCGATGCCGCTGCGCAAGACGCCGTCGGTCTCGGAGACCATCGACTGGGCGCAGACGCTGCTCGCCCTCGGGGGCCGGCTCGACGACGACGCCGTGCAGCAGACGCTCGGCGTCGTGCTGAAGCACCACGAGGACATCGAGAAGGCGCGCGAGACGCTCGACGTCGGCGCCGCGCTCGAGGTCTGAGCGGCCGCGTGGACGACGTCAGCGGGACGGCAGCGGTCGGCGAGGACCTCGCCGGCCGGCTCGTCGCGTTCGCGACCGCCCTGCGCTCGAAGGGCATGCAGGTGGGCACCAGCGAGGTCGTCGACGCCGGACAGGTGGCGACGGTGCTCGGTCTCGAGGACCGGGCGCTCCTGCGCGAGGGCCTGGCATCCGCGCTGGTGCGCCGCGGTGGTCAGCGCGAGGTCTTCGACATGACCTTCGACCTGTTCTTCCCCACGGGCGTCGGCGCGTCGGCGAGCGTCGCCGAGCACGACGGGCCGCTCGACACCGAGGACCTGCGCGACCTGCTGGTCATGGCCCTGGCGGACGGCGACCTGCGCACGCTCGAGCAGCTCGCCGAGCTGGCCGTCGACGCGCTGGGCACGGTGGGAACGCCCGGGACGGGCAGCACGGGCTGGTCGGCGTTCCAGACCCTCGACAGGATGGCTCCGCAGACGGCGATCGCCCGCGCCCTCGCCCTGCGCGGCGCCGGCGGCGAGGGCGCGTCAGGCCAGGGCCAGGGTGGCTCGGGGCCAGGTCGAGGGCCCGGCGGTGCCCAGGGTCCTGCCGCGCAGTCCGGCGACGGGGACGTCGACGCCACGCCGTTCACCGACCGCCTGGAGCGTGACGAGGTCCGGCGGCTCGTGGAGGCGTTCCGCCAGATGGTGGCGTCCGAGGCTCGACGTCGGACCGCGGAGTCGCGCGGGCGCGACACGATCCTGCGGCACGCCGTGCGCAGCACGAGCGAGCACGTCGACTTCCTGAGCGCCAACCGTCAGCAGCTCGAGGAGCTGCGGGTGGCGGTCGGTCCGCTGTCGCGTCGGCTCGCGACCCGGCTGTCGGCCCGACGACGCGCGTCGCAGCGCGGACGGATCGACGTCCGCCGGACGATGCGCAAGGCGCTGTCGACCGGTGGCGTCCCGATCGTGCCCGTCCACGCCCGGCCGCACCCGGGACGACCGGAGCTGGTGCTGCTGTGCGACGTGTCGGGGTCGGTGGCGGGGTTCTCGGCGTTCACGATGCTGCTCGTCCGTGCGTTGAGCGACCAGTTCAGCAAGGTGCGCGTGTTCGCCTTCGTGAACGCCACTGCGGAGGTGACCGACATCGTCAAGGACGGGGGCGACCTGGCGGCGCGCATCGCGGCCGAGGCGCGCGTGACCTCCTGGCACGGCTCGAGCGACTACGGCGAGGCGTTCGCGGACTTCGCCGAGCACCACCTCGACGCCGTCGGTCCGCGGACGAGCGTGCTGGTGCTGGGCGACGCGCGGAACAACAACCAGCCCCTCGGCCTGCCCGCGCTCGCTGCGGTGGCGGACCGCGCGCGCCGCACGTTCTGGCTGAACCCCGAGCACCCGACCCGGTGGGGTCTCGGCGACTCCGTGGCACCCGAGTACGCCCAGGTCGTGCCCATGCACGCCTGCAGCACCATCGCCCAGCTCGAGGCCTTCGTCGGCCGTCTGCTCCCGACCTGAGCGGGTGTCCCGGGGCCTTCGCCCGCAGGTCCCGGACGGCCCCGGGACATTGTCCCGAAGATTCTCAATTTAAATCAGGACCAAAGTCCCGACCTGTGGTTGAGTTCGTCCCACGAGCAGCGTCGCGGACGGGAGACCGCGTGCTGCGCCAGGGAGAAGAACACCAAGGTGGCACGTCATGGGAGAACGCACCATCGCCCCCGGGGGGTGGGTGCCGCGCATCGGCATCCACCTCCTGTCGG from Aeromicrobium erythreum encodes:
- a CDS encoding AAA family ATPase, which codes for MATTNFSSVQDVKDRLAQQGYLASDAIATTVYLASVLGKPLLVEGPAGTGKTDLARAVAASQDAELVRLQCYEGVDEARALYEWNHAKQLLRITAGRDESWDEARTDVFSEEFLLPRPLLTAIRRTEPTVLLVDETDKADVEIEGLLLEVLGDFQVTVPELGTIRATRRPFVVLTSNATRELSEALRRRCLFLHVDFPDPELERRIVELKAPGLDDAVSASLVRVVNALRAMPLRKTPSVSETIDWAQTLLALGGRLDDDAVQQTLGVVLKHHEDIEKARETLDVGAALEV
- a CDS encoding DUF5703 family protein: MRRGAVEYEFWDFSIPRTQSRNAVCRLLTDAAEFQGWEIDRLRKDRSGHRTVRLRRKIIRVSATL
- a CDS encoding SRPBCC family protein, which gives rise to MGAFEVVREVPMEPAEVFARLTDWERHGEAVPLTRIRRTESGFVARTGVGPLGFDDVMDVVAWDPPRSCRIEKRGRVVKGWAEVHVEPTPHGSRVVWREVAHTVGVPRFAARLEEAAGRRLFGRVVDHLLRT
- a CDS encoding vWA domain-containing protein, with amino-acid sequence MDDVSGTAAVGEDLAGRLVAFATALRSKGMQVGTSEVVDAGQVATVLGLEDRALLREGLASALVRRGGQREVFDMTFDLFFPTGVGASASVAEHDGPLDTEDLRDLLVMALADGDLRTLEQLAELAVDALGTVGTPGTGSTGWSAFQTLDRMAPQTAIARALALRGAGGEGASGQGQGGSGPGRGPGGAQGPAAQSGDGDVDATPFTDRLERDEVRRLVEAFRQMVASEARRRTAESRGRDTILRHAVRSTSEHVDFLSANRQQLEELRVAVGPLSRRLATRLSARRRASQRGRIDVRRTMRKALSTGGVPIVPVHARPHPGRPELVLLCDVSGSVAGFSAFTMLLVRALSDQFSKVRVFAFVNATAEVTDIVKDGGDLAARIAAEARVTSWHGSSDYGEAFADFAEHHLDAVGPRTSVLVLGDARNNNQPLGLPALAAVADRARRTFWLNPEHPTRWGLGDSVAPEYAQVVPMHACSTIAQLEAFVGRLLPT
- a CDS encoding M20/M25/M40 family metallo-hydrolase; the encoded protein is MGTSEQSYTAEAEALEICRDLIRLDTSNYGDGKGPGERKAAEHVAALLADVGIESEIVEAAPGRASVVARWGDQTSSRDGLLVHGHLDVVPAQAADWTVDPFAGEVQDGYLWGRGAVDMKDFDAMLLSVVRARQRAGVVPERPVTLVFTSDEEAGGREGAHWLVEHRPDLFEGCTEAIGEVGGFSVEVGGQRLYLIESGEKGISWMRLRARGTAGHGSMRQSDNAITHLAQALAAIGEHAWPATPGPSMQLLLAKIAELTGDDAQDPDTLLEHVGPAIRMLGAGLRNSTNATMLEAGYKHNVVPGEAIAYVDGRYLPGHTDSFLPAVQEIVGDRVDVEPYIVDRALEYPFRGDLVDAMTVALHAEDPDAHIAPYLMSGGTDAKAWDKLGITSYGFTPLRLPGDLDFTALFHGVDERVPVDALEFGARVFDRFLDLA
- a CDS encoding aldo/keto reductase — translated: MQERQVGHSGLRVSRLGLGTMTFGSQVDEVEAEEQLDAFLDAGGTLIDTAPVYGEGRAEALVGDLVAKRGVRDQVVLAGKGVVGFRRGHAVTDASRGHLLAQLDASLRALRTDHLDLWQLHAWDPLTPWEETLSALEHAVTTGRVRYVGVSNFAGWQVGLAAATAARTLGPLLVAHQVEYSLLNRTVEEELVPAAEHLGLGHLAWSPLARGVLTGKYRTGTPADSRAASSQWSGFVAPYLNPDLAPVVDAVVRAAEGLDAAPAHVALAWVRDRPTVASTLVGARTTAQLRTALGSDALELPTEIIAALDDVSAPHTWEDER